From Oncorhynchus keta strain PuntledgeMale-10-30-2019 chromosome 25, Oket_V2, whole genome shotgun sequence, one genomic window encodes:
- the arl6ip4 gene encoding ADP-ribosylation factor-like protein 6-interacting protein 4, producing the protein MERSRSRDSSADKTKSTSRQVGEKKLSKKKKRRHSSSSSSSSSSSSASPTPSKKASRSLSKSQDRKGKKKMKKRSSSSSSSSSSSSSSSSSSSDEKSKRKERKRKKFKKKLKKKKRKLKKEMKLEKKKKKKIKKLEERRASLLVDLMPPPAPQPVVTTPQPFLELWQSDDCTEDHGPAMTDEQKARLSTKRPLTKEEYEAKQSVIRRVVDLETGRTRLIRGEGEIIEEIVSKERHKDINKQATKGDGNSFQKKLGLNR; encoded by the exons ATGGAGCGCAGTAGATCGCGCGACAGTTCCGCGGATAAGACCAAGAGCACGAGCAGACAAGTCGGAGAGAAAAAATTGTCCAAGAAGAAAAAGCGAAGACATTCCTCTTCTTCGTCTTCCTCATCGTCCAGCAGCAGTGCGAGTCCGACCCCTTCAAAGAAAGCCTCACGTTCCCTCAGCAAGAGCCAAG ATCGCAAAGGGAAGAAGAAAATGAAAAAAAGAAGTTCCTCATCTTCCTCGTCAAGctcttcttcatcctcctcatcctcctcatcaagTGATGAAAAGTccaagaggaaggaaaggaaaagGAAAAAATTCAAGAAGAAGTtaaagaagaagaaaagaaagTTAAAGAAAGAGATGAAAttggagaagaagaaaaagaagaagataaAGAAATTGGAAGAAAGAAGAGCATCCCTGCTTGTAGATTTGATGCCCCCTCCAGCCCCCCAGCCCGTAGTCACCACCCCCCAGCCCTTCCTGGAGTTGTGGCAGAGTGATGATTGCACAGAAGATCATGGACCAG CAATGACAGATGAGCAGAAAGCCAGGCTATCCACCAAGAGACCCTTAACAAAGGAGGAGTATGAAGCCAAGCAGAGTGTCATCCGCAGGGTGGTAGACCTTGAGACTGGACGCACCAG gctgataaggggagagggagagatcatTGAGGAGATTGTCAGTAAAGAGAGACACAAAGACATCAACAAG CAAGCCACAAAGGGGGACGGAAACTCCTTTCAGAAGAAACTAGGACTGAACAGGTAG
- the mthfd2 gene encoding bifunctional methylenetetrahydrofolate dehydrogenase/cyclohydrolase, mitochondrial: protein MATLRALRKLCQQSQHQVCSLHMSASRQEAVVISGRKLARQIREEARADVEQWVSTGNRRPHLSVVLVGDHAASHSYVLNKTRAAADVGISSETILKPSCISEDELMDLIYKLNTDHRVDGLLVQLPLPEHIDERRVCNAVFPGKDVDGFHVVNVGRMCLDQSTMLPATPWGVWEIIKRTGIPTLGKNVVVAGRSKNVGMPIAMLLHSDGRHERPGGDATVTISHRYTPKDQLRQHTRIADIVVAAAGIPNLITADMIKEGAAVIDVGINRVLDPLTGKDRLVGDVDFEGVRQKASFITPVPGGVGPMTVAMLMKNTIKAAKNLLLTPSESIRMVASS from the exons ATGGCAACGCTGAGAGCTCTGAGAAAATTATGCCAGCAATCGCAGCATCAAGTGTGTAGTCTACATATGTCAGCATCAAG ACAGGAAGCAGTGGTCATCTCAGGCAGGAAGTTGGCCCGTCAGATCCGGGAGGAGGCCAGGGCCGATGTTGAACAGTGGGTCTCCACTGGCAATCGGAGACCCCACCTGAGCGTGGTCCTTGTAGGAGATCATGCAGCCAGTCACTCTTACGTCCTGAATAAGACCCGAGCTGCAGCTGATGTTg GTATCAGCAGTGAGACCATCCTGAAGCCCTCCTGTATCTCTGAGGATGAACTCATGGACCTGATCTACAAACTCAACACAGACCACCGGGTGGACGGCCTACTGGTGCAGCTGCCTCTGCCAG AACACATTGACGAGCGGCGTGTCTGTAATGCTGTGTTCCCTGGCAAGGATGTGGATGGCTTCCACGTGGTCAATGTAGGCCGCATGTGCTTGGACCAGTCCACCATGCTGCCTGCCACTCCCTGGGGAGTCTGGGAAATCATCAAACGTACAG GAATTCCTACCCTTGGGAAGAATGTTGTGGTGGCGGGACGCTCCAAGAATGTGGGCATGCCCATTGCCATGTTGCTGCATTCAGATGGGCGCCATGAGAGGCCTGGGG GTGATGCCACAGTCACCATCTCTCACCGTTACACACCAAAGGATCAGCTACGTCAGCACACAAGAATTGCAGACATCGTTGTTGCTGCTGCAG GGATTCCAAACCTCATCACTGCAGACATGATCAAAGAAGGAGCAGCCGTCATTGATGTTGGAATAAACAGAGTGCTTGACCCTCTGACTGGCAAGGACAGACTTGTAGGGGATGTGGATTTTGAAG GTGTGAGGCAAAAGGCTAGCTTCATTACCCCCGTGCCTGGAGGAGTAGGACCCATGACAGTGGCCATGCTTATGAAGAACACCATCAAGGCAGCTAAGAACCTCCTGCTGACTCCCTCTGAGAGTATCCGCATGGTAGCCTCTTCATAA